CCTCACGTTAATATATATGTATCCATATACGAAAGTATTATAACACAAAAACAAAAGAAACCTGAAAAGGTTTCTTTTGTTAAAAGGGGTATTGGGATTAGAGATTAAGAGGTTATCAGGGGATAACCCTCATTTATATTATAGTTACTAATCCTTAGAATTGCAAGTACTAATTGCATAAATATACTGTTATTTTTTTAACTTTTGGTAATAAATAGCAAAAAAATGCTTAAAAAATTAGAAATTTGTTTAATTCATCAAAAAATGTCTGAAATTTAGTAACATTTTTGTGAGGAAATTGACGGAGTTTTTATATATTCATATAAAATGTATAAATAATACATATAAAAAACATATGTAATTAATTTAATAATGCTTAGATAAAATATGATATAATATATTAAAATCCGCGAGGAGGTTTTGTTATGACATTTGAAGAAAAAACGCTTAATTCAGAGCGTATTTACGAAGGTAGAATACTTAATTTGAGATGTGATGAGGTTACAACAGTCAATGGAACTTCACATCGTGAGATAATTGAGCATAATGGAGGGGCAGCGATAGCTGCTTTGACAGACGATAGAAAACTAGTTATGGTTAAGCAGTTCAGAAAGCCATCTGATCGCGTCATGCTAGAGGTACCAGCAGGTAAAAGAGACGGTAAAGAAGCAGGACTTGATGTAGCAAGGCGAGAGCTAAAAGAGGAGACTGGATACTCTGCGAAGTCCATGACATACCTGACTTCAATATTCCCAGCAATAGGCTATTCGGAGGAGGTCTTGGATATATACCTTGCTGAAGATCTTGCAGCTGGGGAGACTGATTTTGATGATAACGAAGCCATAGACATCCTTGAGATTCCGCTTGAGGAGCTCGTTGACATGATTATGGCGGGAAAGATTGAAGATGCAAAGAGCATAGTGGCTATTATGATGACAGCAGAAGTACTGAGAAGGAGAAGCGATGGATAATATTCGTAGTTTTTCAGATTATCTAAGAGATAGCAAAAATACATCAGAAAATACAATACTCGCATATAGCAGAGACATCCTAGCTTTCGAAAAGTACTTAGACAAGAAGGGAAAAGAACTTCTAGAGGCTACTCAGACAGATGTACTTTCATACATTATGGAACTTAGCAAGGCAGGGAAGTCTACATCTACAACAAATAGAAAACTTGCTTCAATCAGAGCTTTTTATACATTTAAGATTAAGGAAAATGAGCTAAAGACAAACCCTGCAGATGATATTAAAACTCCTAGAGCCGAGCGTAAGGAAGTTGATTTTCTAAGCATAGCAGAGGTAGAGGAACTTCTAAAGCAGCCTGGTGAAAGCGTTAAGGGCTATAGAGATAGAGCCATTTTTGAGGTTCTATATGGAACTGGAATAAGAGTTAATGAGCTGATTGAGCTAAACCTTGATGATGTAAATCTTCGCATGGGATTCATAACCTGTCAGGGTAATGGCAAGGGAAGAATTGTACCTTTAGGAAGTTATGCGAAGGATGCTATTAAGAAATACTTTGATAGCAGTATGCCAAGCCTAGCAAAGAACA
The nucleotide sequence above comes from Eubacterium sulci ATCC 35585. Encoded proteins:
- a CDS encoding recombinase; translation: MDNIRSFSDYLRDSKNTSENTILAYSRDILAFEKYLDKKGKELLEATQTDVLSYIMELSKAGKSTSTTNRKLASIRAFYTFKIKENELKTNPADDIKTPRAERKEVDFLSIAEVEELLKQPGESVKGYRDRAIFEVLYGTGIRVNELIELNLDDVNLRMGFITCQGNGKGRIVPLGSYAKDAIKKYFDSSMPSLAKNKNYQDGSAPLFLNYMGERFTRQGLWKLMKQYGKAVGMEERITPHILRNSFTVHMIQNGADLKTLQELLGYDDMQALQVFMQLSKSRIKDVYDRTHPRA
- a CDS encoding ADP-ribose pyrophosphatase, with product MTFEEKTLNSERIYEGRILNLRCDEVTTVNGTSHREIIEHNGGAAIAALTDDRKLVMVKQFRKPSDRVMLEVPAGKRDGKEAGLDVARRELKEETGYSAKSMTYLTSIFPAIGYSEEVLDIYLAEDLAAGETDFDDNEAIDILEIPLEELVDMIMAGKIEDAKSIVAIMMTAEVLRRRSDG